The Hypnocyclicus thermotrophus genome contains a region encoding:
- a CDS encoding extracellular matrix/biofilm biosynthesis regulator RemA family protein produces the protein MGVIRIGFGNIAMKNRIIAIVSPDTAPSKRLKERAKNENLLIDATNGKKTRALIITDSNHVIMSAINPETLLGRIEKGEK, from the coding sequence ATGGGCGTAATAAGAATTGGATTTGGAAATATAGCAATGAAAAATAGAATAATAGCCATTGTAAGTCCAGATACTGCTCCTAGTAAAAGACTAAAAGAAAGAGCTAAAAATGAAAATTTATTAATAGATGCTACTAATGGAAAAAAAACAAGAGCATTAATTATTACAGATAGTAATCATGTGATTATGTCAGCTATAAATCCAGAGACGTTATTAGGAAGAATAGAAAAAGGAGAAAAATAA
- a CDS encoding YicC/YloC family endoribonuclease: MRSMTGYSKIIEENEHFRISIEMKSVNNKGLNIKIKIPNFLNFLENRIKTEIGKKIHRGYIELKINFEDKRENENLYYYNRNNALSYMKILNEIEKEFSLKLENKVDMVVKYSNSINKQDIEINENEYTEFIMPVLNKVIDNINEMKQTEGERLKEYFIDLIENIKNNIKDISYLKENVVENYKNRLLEKLNNYKNEIDVKEEDILKEILIFTDRSDISEEYSRLISHLEQFLIELDSKHNYIGKKLDFILQEIFRELNTMGVKSNYYDISKLVVDCKSEVEKIREQVMNIE, encoded by the coding sequence ATGCGAAGTATGACAGGATATTCTAAAATTATAGAAGAAAATGAGCATTTTAGAATATCAATTGAAATGAAAAGTGTTAATAATAAAGGTTTAAATATAAAAATAAAAATTCCGAATTTTTTAAATTTTTTAGAAAATAGGATAAAAACTGAAATAGGAAAAAAAATTCATAGAGGTTATATAGAATTAAAAATAAATTTTGAAGATAAGAGAGAAAACGAAAATTTATATTATTATAATAGAAATAATGCTTTATCATATATGAAAATATTAAATGAAATAGAAAAAGAATTTTCCTTAAAACTTGAAAACAAAGTAGATATGGTAGTAAAATATAGTAATAGTATAAATAAACAAGATATAGAAATAAACGAAAATGAATATACAGAATTTATAATGCCTGTCTTAAATAAAGTAATAGATAATATAAATGAAATGAAACAAACTGAAGGTGAAAGATTAAAAGAATATTTTATAGATCTTATTGAAAATATAAAAAATAATATAAAAGATATAAGCTATTTAAAAGAAAATGTAGTAGAAAATTATAAAAATAGATTATTAGAAAAATTAAATAACTATAAAAATGAAATAGATGTAAAAGAAGAAGATATCTTAAAGGAAATATTAATTTTTACTGATAGAAGTGATATATCAGAAGAATACTCAAGGCTTATAAGTCATTTAGAACAATTTTTAATAGAATTGGATAGTAAACATAACTATATAGGGAAAAAATTAGATTTTATACTTCAAGAAATATTTAGAGAATTAAATACTATGGGAGTAAAAAGTAATTATTATGATATATCTAAACTTGTAGTTGACTGTAAAAGTGAAGTAGAAAAAATAAGAGAACAAGTTATGAATATAGAATAA